One region of Aurantimonas sp. HBX-1 genomic DNA includes:
- the urtA gene encoding urea ABC transporter substrate-binding protein produces MNSPFKWIRGIAAAAAMTGVALTGAAAQDAPSGEPIKVGVLHSLSGTMAISETTLKDVMLMLIEEQNKKGGLLGRPLEAVVVDPASDWPLFAERMRDLVSAQDVAAVFCCWTSVSRKSILPVAEELNTVVFYPVQYEGEESSRNIFYTGAAPNQQAIPAVDYLMAEGVERWVLEGTDYVYPRTTNKILEQYLMDKGVAAEDIKINYTPFGFSDWQTEVAAIKEFGSAGKKTAVVSTVNGDANVPFYKELANQGIAATDIPVVAFSVGEEELAGIDTGPLVGHLAAWNYFMSVDTPENAEFIEKWKAFIGNEERVTNDPMEAHYIGFNMWVKAVEKAGTTDADAVIAALPGIEQANLTGGVSKMLPNHHITKPVLIGEINADGQFDIVSETEELVPGDAWSDFLPESKPLEADWTDPINCGNYNTETKTCGGASAAAAQ; encoded by the coding sequence ATGAACTCACCCTTCAAATGGATCCGGGGCATTGCCGCCGCGGCGGCAATGACAGGCGTGGCGCTCACCGGAGCCGCCGCCCAGGACGCGCCCAGCGGCGAGCCGATCAAGGTCGGCGTCCTGCACTCGCTGTCCGGGACGATGGCGATCTCCGAGACGACCCTCAAGGACGTCATGCTGATGCTCATCGAGGAGCAGAACAAGAAGGGCGGCCTGCTCGGCCGGCCGCTGGAGGCGGTCGTCGTCGATCCGGCCTCCGACTGGCCGCTGTTCGCCGAGCGCATGCGCGACCTCGTCTCCGCGCAGGACGTCGCGGCGGTGTTCTGCTGCTGGACGTCGGTGTCGCGCAAGTCGATCCTGCCGGTCGCCGAGGAGCTGAACACGGTGGTGTTCTACCCGGTCCAGTACGAGGGCGAGGAATCGTCGCGGAACATCTTCTACACCGGCGCCGCCCCGAACCAGCAGGCGATCCCGGCTGTCGACTACCTGATGGCGGAAGGCGTCGAGCGCTGGGTGCTGGAGGGCACCGACTACGTCTATCCGCGCACCACCAACAAGATCCTCGAGCAGTATCTGATGGACAAGGGCGTCGCCGCCGAGGACATCAAGATCAACTATACCCCGTTCGGCTTCTCCGACTGGCAGACCGAGGTCGCCGCGATCAAGGAATTCGGCTCGGCCGGCAAGAAGACCGCGGTGGTGTCGACCGTCAACGGTGACGCCAACGTGCCGTTCTACAAGGAACTCGCCAACCAGGGCATCGCCGCGACGGACATTCCGGTGGTGGCGTTCTCGGTCGGCGAGGAAGAACTCGCCGGCATCGACACCGGCCCGCTGGTCGGCCATCTCGCCGCCTGGAACTACTTCATGTCGGTCGACACGCCGGAAAACGCCGAGTTCATCGAGAAGTGGAAGGCCTTCATCGGCAACGAGGAGCGCGTCACCAACGACCCGATGGAGGCCCACTATATCGGCTTCAACATGTGGGTGAAGGCGGTCGAGAAGGCCGGCACGACGGACGCCGACGCGGTGATCGCGGCGCTGCCGGGCATCGAGCAGGCCAACCTCACCGGCGGCGTCTCCAAGATGCTGCCGAACCACCACATCACCAAGCCGGTGCTGATCGGCGAGATCAACGCCGACGGCCAGTTCGACATCGTCAGCGAGACCGAGGAACTGGTCCCCGGCGACGCCTGGTCGGACTTCCTGCCGGAATCGAAGCCCCTCGAGGCCGACTGGACCGACCCGATCAACTGCGGGAACTACAACACCGAGACCAAGACCTGTGGTGGCGCTTCGGCTGCGGCTGCTCAGTAA